The Mycoplasma sp. 1654_15 genome contains a region encoding:
- a CDS encoding MSC_0620 family F1-like ATPase-associated subunit: MSKKQRKSLFLLGLSVTSFIPFLTILSADPDPQTPPPKEPEKPKEIAKDFDTFKDTTDKAIKDALKAAISNTIDKINSQINKLNEDSTISFEDRIKKLNYFQQITHFLESNQDKILQNPEQFGINAVFPKAISRNRKNNTGTITFQGKEYNDVIFGTDDNTQYNKLISDKDKIEIKKENEDNFVTKEQLDKIISDYSKKMLDSFSDFLFKEDSDIPPLTKDDLKQISIAQEPGFTIKPPTGFNTWDDYLESKLKDKYTQFDLEQNKPIEEENQQPQNPTAPDTPPPPIVDDNTKPIDDVDAPPAFKPVDFMLKVPTLKPEVRGKYIGRTMSEIISAFNKDTNKNEQEKSDEFFFFNNPINTRYQYTVTKIEENLNGSALFTVKITDLVKPEFTRSYKLSNITNDDKTEGFQYIYEKYIKDVQELFKKFYVAFGIGEKMEFEKINNSYLSTSIFTLLSSAVKVVYNENFLNDQSQIVSEYADKVDELDSPNINTPVRLLITQILSTLKNSEATIRNQVRVALFQLITATIEESTFGYDNALISIQKRLQNPQNKFALDSIKSKFEFYNQDVSIIEKLYNKTKKDVFLAKALASQKTFNYINWFEKFTNLIGIISKEFSLWQKLTTNDANASKYLKNEENQDSLPPSDNQPNNSTENTNEQPISQQADETTSESNNTETTNPTTNQTTGQNQEQLSPEEQATQNFALQIEEYKTIMRDEEKEKNPLMYTSGIIMAFLSLISLGFASFFRFFNKFLKHKTISKSMTMLIIFATIILILAIALIALGFTGGLI; the protein is encoded by the coding sequence ATGAGTAAAAAACAAAGAAAAAGTTTATTTTTACTTGGACTTTCAGTTACTTCATTTATTCCTTTCTTAACTATTTTAAGTGCTGATCCTGATCCTCAAACTCCACCTCCTAAAGAACCTGAAAAACCTAAGGAAATCGCAAAAGATTTTGATACTTTTAAAGATACAACAGACAAAGCTATAAAAGACGCGTTAAAAGCAGCTATTAGTAACACAATAGACAAAATAAATTCACAAATTAACAAATTAAATGAAGACTCAACCATCTCTTTTGAAGATAGAATTAAAAAATTAAACTATTTCCAACAAATTACTCATTTTCTAGAATCGAATCAAGATAAAATCCTTCAAAATCCAGAACAATTTGGAATCAATGCAGTTTTTCCAAAAGCAATTTCAAGAAATAGAAAAAATAATACAGGTACAATAACTTTTCAAGGTAAAGAATATAATGATGTTATTTTTGGAACTGATGACAATACCCAATATAATAAACTCATTTCAGATAAAGATAAAATAGAAATTAAGAAGGAAAATGAAGACAATTTTGTAACAAAAGAACAATTAGACAAAATAATTTCTGATTATTCCAAAAAAATGCTAGACTCCTTTTCAGACTTTCTTTTTAAAGAAGATTCTGACATTCCACCACTTACAAAAGATGATTTAAAACAAATAAGCATAGCACAAGAACCAGGATTTACAATCAAACCCCCAACAGGATTTAATACTTGAGATGATTATTTAGAGTCAAAATTAAAAGACAAATATACTCAGTTCGATTTAGAACAAAACAAACCTATAGAAGAAGAAAATCAGCAACCACAAAACCCAACTGCTCCTGATACTCCACCGCCACCTATTGTTGATGATAATACAAAACCAATAGATGATGTTGATGCTCCGCCAGCTTTTAAACCTGTTGATTTTATGCTCAAAGTACCAACTTTAAAACCTGAGGTCAGAGGAAAATATATAGGCAGAACAATGTCAGAAATCATTAGTGCTTTTAATAAAGATACAAACAAAAATGAACAAGAAAAGTCAGATGAATTCTTCTTTTTCAACAATCCAATCAACACTAGATATCAATATACTGTAACTAAAATAGAAGAAAATTTAAATGGAAGTGCTTTATTTACTGTAAAAATTACAGACCTAGTCAAGCCAGAATTTACCAGAAGTTATAAACTATCCAATATTACAAATGACGATAAAACTGAAGGCTTTCAATATATTTATGAAAAATATATAAAAGACGTTCAAGAACTATTTAAAAAATTCTATGTAGCTTTTGGTATAGGTGAAAAAATGGAGTTTGAAAAAATCAACAATTCTTATTTAAGTACTTCGATTTTCACACTATTATCTTCAGCAGTTAAAGTTGTTTATAATGAAAATTTTTTAAATGATCAATCACAAATTGTTTCTGAATACGCTGACAAAGTTGATGAACTAGATAGTCCAAATATTAATACTCCAGTTCGTTTGTTGATAACTCAAATTCTTAGCACTTTAAAAAACTCAGAAGCCACTATTAGAAATCAAGTAAGAGTAGCGTTATTTCAATTAATTACAGCAACTATTGAAGAATCAACTTTTGGTTATGACAATGCTTTAATTTCTATACAAAAAAGACTTCAAAATCCACAAAATAAGTTTGCTCTTGATTCAATAAAAAGTAAATTCGAGTTTTATAACCAAGATGTTTCGATAATTGAAAAACTATATAATAAAACAAAAAAAGATGTGTTTTTAGCTAAAGCATTAGCTAGTCAAAAAACATTTAATTATATAAATTGATTTGAAAAATTCACAAACTTAATAGGCATAATCAGCAAAGAGTTTAGTCTTTGACAAAAATTAACAACTAATGATGCAAATGCTTCAAAATACTTAAAAAATGAAGAAAATCAAGACTCACTTCCGCCTTCCGATAACCAACCAAATAATTCAACTGAGAACACAAATGAACAACCTATTTCACAACAGGCAGATGAAACAACTTCCGAGTCTAATAATACAGAAACAACAAATCCAACCACAAATCAGACAACTGGTCAAAACCAAGAACAATTAAGTCCAGAAGAACAAGCAACTCAAAATTTTGCTTTACAAATTGAAGAATACAAAACCATAATGCGAGATGAAGAAAAAGAAAAAAATCCATTAATGTATACAAGCGGGATCATAATGGCATTTTTAAGTTTAATAAGTCTTGGTTTTGCTTCATTTTTCAGATTTTTCAACAAGTTTTTAAAACACAAAACCATATCTAAATCAATGACTATGCTCATTATATTTGCGACTATAATCTTGATTTTAGCAATAGCACTTATAGCTTTAGGATTCACAGGAGGATTAATATAA
- a CDS encoding MSC_0621 family F1-like ATPase epsilon subunit, translating into MANNNIFGLEIHFLNNQTFETRKAEIFINIEDSDEWFKPNPKTIGSYERILIWVRDLVADNSKYIFLKNCNILVKDKEIFINSLNEKRIFVKTTHKKNNYKKHIQSLKQEILYLNSMQKVGIEINEFIRLEHLEDEFYIWAMSDLLGLKEEKNE; encoded by the coding sequence ATGGCAAATAATAATATTTTTGGTCTAGAAATTCATTTTTTAAACAACCAAACTTTTGAAACCAGAAAAGCAGAAATTTTTATAAATATAGAAGATTCTGACGAGTGATTTAAACCCAATCCAAAAACTATAGGTTCTTATGAAAGAATTCTTATTTGAGTAAGAGATTTAGTAGCAGACAATTCAAAATACATTTTTCTAAAAAATTGCAATATTTTAGTAAAAGACAAAGAAATTTTCATAAATTCACTTAATGAAAAAAGAATTTTTGTTAAAACAACACACAAAAAAAATAATTACAAAAAACATATTCAGAGTCTAAAACAAGAAATTTTGTACTTAAATTCAATGCAAAAAGTAGGAATTGAAATTAATGAATTTATAAGACTAGAGCATTTAGAAGATGAATTTTACATTTGAGCTATGTCCGACTTACTAGGTTTAAAGGAGGAAAAAAATGAGTAA
- a CDS encoding MSC_0622 family F1-like ATPase gamma subunit: protein MHLKKVIQKRDNLKKIHLKANSEKNILLISIIKLSQKLNFYVENVLLNKYAIINLSNKFNIKNEFITKRFLTKNKFLNKIEEKFFANKELWIYLKEEQKYSTDSYSRYEDLILETNKNVKLDFITIGEKANSFCVKNKLNVIKHFELNQKSFSTNLASIIKLLYVQDNYKKVRFVINSNKNQDNAFTILPIEDFDIDKLLNYDKSTNLNKLDEFAIIPDIDSFIQTSIGIYLQNCVQALINESSFYAAKNGLVKVNKIIKDLDETISKVSRKIIKIKRENEIEEIVLLTKNNSEHTVFNKGDQYGK from the coding sequence ATGCACTTAAAAAAAGTTATACAAAAAAGAGACAATCTAAAAAAAATACATTTAAAAGCAAATAGTGAAAAAAACATTTTGTTGATTTCTATTATTAAACTCAGTCAAAAATTAAATTTTTACGTTGAAAATGTTTTGTTAAATAAATATGCAATAATAAATTTATCTAATAAATTTAATATTAAAAATGAATTTATAACCAAACGTTTTTTAACTAAAAATAAATTTTTAAATAAGATTGAAGAAAAATTCTTTGCTAATAAAGAGTTATGAATTTACTTAAAAGAAGAACAAAAATATTCCACTGATAGTTATTCAAGATATGAAGATTTAATTTTAGAAACAAACAAAAATGTTAAATTAGACTTTATAACTATTGGAGAAAAAGCAAACTCATTTTGCGTTAAAAATAAACTAAACGTTATTAAACACTTTGAACTAAATCAAAAAAGTTTTTCAACCAATTTAGCTTCAATTATAAAGCTTTTATATGTGCAAGATAACTATAAAAAAGTAAGATTTGTTATAAATTCTAATAAGAACCAAGACAATGCTTTTACTATTTTACCAATTGAAGATTTTGACATTGATAAATTGTTAAATTATGATAAAAGCACAAATTTAAACAAATTAGATGAGTTTGCAATTATTCCAGATATTGACTCTTTTATTCAAACATCCATTGGAATTTATTTACAAAATTGTGTACAAGCTCTTATCAACGAATCTTCATTTTATGCTGCTAAAAACGGATTAGTTAAAGTAAACAAAATCATTAAAGATTTAGATGAAACTATATCAAAAGTATCTAGAAAAATTATCAAAATTAAACGTGAAAACGAAATAGAAGAAATAGTTTTATTAACAAAAAACAACTCAGAACATACTGTGTTCAACAAAGGAGATCAGTATGGCAAATAA
- a CDS encoding DUF2714 domain-containing protein, translating to MNNKMLNIFSSFSSKKKKNQEKLETQNLEEYLIFDNKTKVEIVDLYKNYKNKRQESNFVSYDQLYSYVLLKANQGFNSELYKKYEQSYQNALKNKHNLEFADFVISFNLDPKYSQTLLIPIITSKTTSNNIAVNFASSKDLAEQTFFTNLNQEIVKLLNTQKILEIFPGLLIFKSTETNSSLKTLFSKDFISVIKR from the coding sequence ATGAATAATAAAATGTTAAATATTTTTTCTTCTTTTTCTTCTAAAAAGAAGAAAAATCAAGAAAAACTTGAAACACAAAACTTAGAAGAATATTTAATTTTCGATAATAAAACAAAAGTTGAAATAGTAGATTTATATAAAAATTACAAGAATAAAAGACAAGAGAGCAACTTTGTTTCTTATGATCAGTTATATTCTTATGTTTTATTAAAAGCTAATCAAGGTTTTAACTCAGAGTTGTATAAAAAATACGAACAGAGCTATCAAAATGCTTTAAAAAACAAGCATAATTTAGAATTTGCTGACTTTGTAATCTCATTTAATTTAGACCCAAAATACTCACAGACATTATTAATTCCGATAATAACTTCTAAAACAACATCTAATAATATAGCCGTAAATTTTGCATCATCAAAAGATTTAGCAGAACAAACATTTTTTACTAATTTAAATCAAGAAATTGTAAAACTATTAAATACTCAAAAAATACTAGAAATATTTCCAGGTCTATTAATTTTTAAATCAACTGAGACTAATTCATCTTTAAAAACTCTTTTTAGTAAAGATTTTATTTCAGTTATAAAAAGGTAG